In Triticum aestivum cultivar Chinese Spring chromosome 5B, IWGSC CS RefSeq v2.1, whole genome shotgun sequence, the following proteins share a genomic window:
- the LOC123112947 gene encoding auxin-responsive protein SAUR36 has protein sequence MISPRSLVQQAKKWQQMAALRKRRPATMGPIHDANLRGASAIADKGHCVVYTTGGERFEVPLAYLSTTVFGELLRMSEDEFGFTSEDRITVPCNAAVMAYVICLLKRKPSEEVERAVLSSVVMPRSNQSGIAMVCTGLGQSMAIF, from the coding sequence ATGATAAGTCCTAGGAGCCTAGTTCAGCAGGCAAAGAAGTGGCAGCAGATGGCAGCCCTCAGGAAGCGGAGGCCAGCGACGATGGGGCCGATCCACGACGCCAACCTGCGGGGCGCATCGGCCATCGCAGACAAGGGCCACTGCGTTGTCTACACCACCGGTGGAGAGCGGTTCGAGGTCCCGCTGGCGTACCTCAGTACAACGGTGTTCGGGGAACTCCTGAGGATGTCGGAGGACGAGTTCGGGTTCACGAGTGAAGACAGGATCACGGTACCTTGCAACGCGGCGGTGATGGCGTATGTGATATGCTTGCTTAAAAGAAAGCCTTCAGAGGAGGTGGAGAGAGCCGTCCTTAGCTCTGTGGTAATGCCACGCAGCAACCAGAGTGGCATCGCCATGGTTTGCACGGGTCTTGGCCAGTCAATGGCTATATTTTAG